A genomic segment from Aegilops tauschii subsp. strangulata cultivar AL8/78 chromosome 1, Aet v6.0, whole genome shotgun sequence encodes:
- the LOC109745848 gene encoding TPD1 protein homolog 1A-like, whose amino-acid sequence MRASSSPATPAARATAAWAVVLLAALCSVSLASASVDSVSLAPASVSLAPASVDAGFSPTPAAPAPTPGSSAAPPRPPYRAVLPRKVLRPAGTDVDLGGVRPHRVDEGCAGKEDIAIYQGRGTKLPSGVPAYTVDVMNRCSGGNGDCAIAGIHVRCGWFSSVSLVDPRKFRRLARDDCLLNDGQPLLAGETISFEYSNSFPYQLSVAVATCVDPAAATSP is encoded by the exons ATGAGGGCGTCATCTTCGCCCGCTACGCCGGCGGCTCGTGCGACCGCAGCGTGGGCCGTCGTACTGCTCGCCGCGCTCTGCTCCGTCTCCCTGGCGTCCGCGTCCGTCGACTCCGTCTCCCTCGCGCCCGCCTCCGTCTCTCTCGCGCCCGCCTCCGTCGACGCAG GATTCTCGCCGACGCCCGCCGCTCCCGCCCCTACCCCCGGCTCCTCGGCGGCTCCTCCGCGCCCGCCATATCGCGCCGTCCTTCCCCGCAAGGTCCTCCGCCCGGCAG GCACGGACGTGGacctcggcggagtccggcccCACCGCGTGGACGAGGGTTGCGCCGGCAAGGAGGACATCGCCATCTACCAGGGCCGGGGGACAAAGCTGCCGAGCGGGGTGCCGGCGTACACGGTGGACGTGATGAACCGGTGCTCGGGCGGCAACGGCGACTGCGCGATCGCTGGCATCCATGTGCGGTGCGGCTGGTTCAGCTCCGTCAGCCTGGTGGACCCGCGCAAGTTCCGGCGGCTCGCGCGCGACGACTGCCTCCTCAACGACGGCCAGCCACTCCTCGCCGGCGAGACCATCTCGTTCGAGTACTCCAACTCGTTCCCCTACCAGCTTTCCGTCGCCGTCGCCACCTGCGTCGACCCGGCCGCGGCCACCTCCCCGTAG